The sequence below is a genomic window from Humulus lupulus chromosome 3, drHumLupu1.1, whole genome shotgun sequence.
AAATTCCTTAGAAATATTAGGCAAACGTAACACGGGAGTGGCTGTCATGGTGTTTTTCAGGTTGTCAAAGGTAGTGGAAGCTTCCTTAGACCATTTGAAGTTGTCTTTCTTAAGTAACTCTATGAGTGGGGCAGCAATAGCcgctgattagtggtgaaaaatacacatttattgattttaatagtcaaaataaattaagttttaattaatattttcatgaaattaatatgatttattttataaatgaaaatatttgattatgatttaatttattgttattttgtaggcaTTTAAGTTGTATTTTGacactttgaaatgaagagaaaatGAAACAATTAAATGTGAAAAAGAGAGGAGAAATATGACATTTATCTTGAAACATAGGGCCCAATCCGAAGCCCCCAAGCCCAGGCCCAGCCTCCTCCTTCCTCTCTCCCAGCACCAGGTGGCGTACCCTCCTCGCGCCACGCGTCCCAGCCAGCAACCAAGCCCAGCCCGCGCCCCACCTGGTGACCCGCCCCTCAACCCGCGCCCCATCTGGCGACCCGCAAGCCTCCTTCTCCAGCAGCCCATGCCAACCTTCCCAGCAGGCCTAGCAACCCAGGGGCccaactctggagaattcatccttgaaggattttcagagatattcttaagtcttaataagaaagactcgtggactaggcagatttaactgctgaaccacgtaaaaaattgtgtttatattatcatatttttattagtcattactagttattgtttacgtgctcttctttcactgttgacgaaaaacggcgtcaacaataaatactaaaagtaatatttgtgttaggttttatgtccaatctctTATTGCATTATTACCAATGGTAAAATgtaatttttagatttctcataagatttatctcatccttccatggtaaagaataataatcacttgaatacatttttgtgaaatatatttgtgcttcaatgttaaatcttccaaatgaataggtGGGATGTGAACTACCCATtagtgtaatttttgtgaatcaaagatccaaacaaataagtatgcatattggtgactatTGATCCTTCTTACTTGTTAcatattgttacatcacactttagtctatctttatttctaatatttaaatctaaaaaacaacaaaaatatcacttgttctattttccctatattatttatctctaaactttatttattgatttactgTAATTCATTGCCTctttgtggaatcgaccgcccgatctatactacaaccaccgcttagtgtatgcacgttttgggcgttaaacaaccGCATATTGAGCGACAAATATGCGATAGTATCTTGTGAGCCCAAGGAAACCTCACAATTGTTTTAAAGTCATACGAATTGACCACTCTAACATAGCTAAAATCTTTGAAGGATCCGCCTTAACCCCCTGTGATGATACCAAGTGACTGAGATATTCAATGGTGTGCTGAAAAAATTGACATTTACTAGCCTTTTGCAAAAAAACTATGTTGCTTGAGCAGCTGTAACACCTTCTCAAGATGATGAACATGATCTGGAATGTTGTTATCgtaaaccaaaatatcatcgaaaAACACTATAACAAATTGAGACATGTATGGTCGAAATACTTGGTTCATTGCGGCTTGGAAGGTTGAGGGAGCATTGGTAAGCCCAAATGGCATGACAACAAACTCATAGTGACCCTCGTGAGTGCGAAAGGCTATCTTGTGCACATTTCGTCGATCCATACAAATTTGATGGTACCCGTCACGAAGATCAAGCTTGGAGAAAATTACTGCATTCCCTAATTCATCCAACAATTCATCAATGGTGGGGATCGAAAACCTGTCTTTGACTATGATGCCATTAAGTGCTCTATAATCAACGCAAAATCACCACGATTCGTCTTTCTTTTTTACCAAAAGCACGGGTGAAGAGTACAGACTAGTGCTTGGTTTGACGAACCCCATATTACTCATTTGCTTAACAAGTTTTTCAATGACATCCTTCTAAAAATATGGGTACCTATAGGGCCGCACATTCACCGGATTAGACCCTGGTTGCAAGAAAATTCGATGATCAACCCCACGATAAGGAGGTAGCTGCTTTGGTTCATCAAAAACTTCAGTATACTTAGTGAGTAAGCCCATGCCTTCCTGAGGAAATTGGGACTCCAATTCCGCCAGTTCAAAATTGTCAGTTTTGGGTTCATCCATTACCGCAACCAACTGATACACCCCATTAACATCTCCTTCTCGCAAAAGGGCATGGAATTGTGTATAAGTCAGCTGATGCGCAGAAACATCAGTAGACCCTGCCAACTGCACCACGCTACCTTGCCAAGTGAATTCCATGGTGAGAGCCTTGTGGTCGTGCACACAGGGTCCCAAAGTCTGCAACCATTGCATTCCTAATACAACATCCAAAACATAAATAGGAAGCACATATAAATCCACCACAAATCAATGGCCCTACAGAATCAGCTCAACATCCTTACTGATTTTAGAATAGAGCAAAAAATTTATGTTACCCATATACACCTTGAAGCGCTTGGTGTCCTCACAAGGAAGATGTAACTGATTAGCCAAGGACTCTTGAATAAAATTGTTGTTACTTCCTGTGTCAATAAGGACCTCCAAAGCTTCGCTACCATGTTTAGCCATGAATCTATAAATTCTTGGATTCAGGGAATTAGAAAGCGTATTAAGGCTCACCTCGTCCTCTGCCACTTCTTCTAATTCTTGTGAATTAGCCTCCTCAAGAAAATCACAATCATCATCATCTTGGCCCAATAAAAGAAGCATATGATTCTTACATTATGTCCATAATTAAATTTCTCATCACAAGTAAAGCATATACCCCGATCCCTACGATCCTTCAGTTTAGCAACAAATAACCTCTTAATAGGAAGAGATGGGTTACCTGGTTGAGTAGACTTCGAGCCTGAGGTAGTCTGAGCAGCAGAGCTTGGCTTGAACGCCCGTTGCGATGGAGTTATAGACCCCTGCTGAGGTGTTGGGTTGCACGAGGACCAGCCTAAACGCCCACTGTCAGCACGATTACGGCCAACCAAGTCGTCATGTCTATCCTCAAAGAGTTGAGCCTTAGCCATTGCATCTGCAAGATCAATTGGCGGAGGAGATACTTGAGCCAGACACTCATCGATAACAGACTTGAAGTTCTCCATCTGCGATTCTGCTTGTTGTTCCCACTTGAGGTCCAAAGCTTGCAAAAGCACTGCAATCTCTTTGTTCTTCATGGTGATGAAGGAAGaaatcaatgaaagcaccaatggTAGTTACAAGAACTCTTCGAGATAGTGCGAATCTCCCACAGCTGCTATTACAATTAACAACTTGCTAACATAATGTTTAAAATTGCTTTATATAATCAGCAATTTACTAGcaaaaccaaataaaaattaCATAACAGAATATGCTTGTAGCACTCCTCTCCACCCTCAACGAACCAAGTGCAGCACATAGTCTTTGAGCCAACTAGGCCTTACACGCTTCCTGGTAGCCAACTCCTTCCCTTCTTTCTCAGCTTCCCCCTTCTCTTCAGTAATGAAATCAATACTCTGCTGCAGCTGGTTTGGTCTTCCTCCTGGGTCGGGTCATGTTCCCACTTCTGTATTTGGGCTTGTATAGCTGCTGGGTCCAGTGTGATTGGGCTGGTCAAATTAGTTGGGCTATAGACTCTCCAGTACCTTTTTCACTTCTCCTCTCAATCTCAACCTCTACAGCTACCCAATTTCAACCATTTTCTATTATTTCCACTCTACGACGTCGTTTTCTGTTTCTTTTTGGTTTTTAGTTGGCTTTATCTGATCAAAACTTTGGTGACCCACGACACGAACCCTTCATGCCTCGACTCCCCAATCACGCTAAGCTATTGAGCGAGTTCAATTACTCCATTAGCTTTACTACTTTGACCGAGCTAGTTGTGATGGAAGGGAAGCCTATTGATATATATTTCTGACTCCCCCACTGATTTCATTTAGTCTACTGTTAAATTATACATATATTTGAACTTGAAACTCTATGACGACATAAATTTACCATATGAATATTACCATTTTAGCTTCTTTCCTTTTGAGTACATTATCAAAGTTTAACTTAGAATTCGAAAATGCTAAAGATGGCTCTTATtttaaataaactaaaatatcCCACAACTtgtttttgacaaaaaaatttggaagacaaaaatgctcttttaaaatacattgatatatttaatttataaaattattcaacaaacctaaaatttaaaataaatcaaatccaaaattaaaataaataaaaactacatttttctttcttttgtgcactaatatatttatagtattttgtaaataatttatgaaattaatcaataaaatctaaaattaattaaatataattcaaaattaaaacaaatatattttattcaatttGTTTTGGcttatcatttttatttatttttaaatttaggtTTTgctattaattatgacaaaatgtTAATTATAATCTTATATTTTAAGGGAGGGTATTCTGTCTTTTAAATATTTTGGACAAATcccacaatttttttttgttggacAAAAATAAGCAGTGGAAccatttttatataattaaataacaaaagattatcttcattttttttttaaatttagtgtAAAATTTGATAATAAGTTTGAACATAGATAGTAAAATATTAATTTCCCTTTAATATACCTAGTAAAATGATAGAACTAAGTTTTTGgtattattttgtatattgtaTGGTTATTAATGTGagactttttcaaaaaaaatattaattttggtaaaaaattatatttttacggttaaatatttttttctttcaatattacaatttatgagaaatttttacatttttccaattttgatttttaattttttttttgtgttgtttttagttttattttaggttgatgttatgttatattattttttgttttaatttattttagatTGATGCAGTAAGATATTTTTAAGTTGATTTCAACTTTCTAGTTGatttttagttattattttagatattgtatttttgtaattatgaaactttaaaaatagtatttttgaaaatttgagtatatattttataaaaaaataaaaaatatatattttaaaaaaaccaTATTAATTTTGTTAATGTTTGGAATTTCTTATTCCAATCTATTCTCAAAATAGAAAATTTGTGGAGAATATCTtatctaaataaaaaatatatataagatcAATAGAAATTTTTtccaagaaataaataaataaaaattcttTTGTCATCTTGTCTAtcttatcaataaaaaaataccGTATATAATCAATGGTTATAGTCGAATGAATAAACTACATACATAAAGtaaagtgatatatatatatatatgtcttctGTATAAAAAAAAGTGGATagataaagaatttttttttggttttaaagtttttatttttaattttagcataatattacaaatatttaacgaaatatatttttataagttattaaaaatagatatttattaattatattaatataaattcaaatattataaaatatatgtattataataatatttaatacaaaattagatatttaataattatattaatataaatttaaatattataaaatatcattacataataatacataatacataatattaatttatattatttacatttataaaaaaaacatataactaCGTAAGAAgttagaataatattataaatattttatacattaaatattgtaatttataatttaaaatgttatgatatatatttttttggaaaactataaataatgtttatgtttaattttctcttttaatatattaatgacattcttttatatatataatattatttatttatttatttaaaatttatatgataataataaaaatttaataaatatatttaataaaattttaaaataaaactaaataaatatacATTGCACATTATTTGTACCTACTACTCTTATATGCTTAGAATTAACTTGTGTATTTCTAATTAATTCTATACGTATACCTAACAAATACCATTAGGAAGCGGCAATTTATTGCCAAAAATGGCAACTTTAtttctaatttattattttttccaatttattttaattgaaaaaaataagaataggacttttttttaaaaaaaaatattattgctACTTATTTTTGGCGATACGAGTAAAGTAAACGCACAATCGAATTTAAAATCGAATTTTTTTTAACTGAAACTGATAATGATAGATTATTCCTAAAGTATTATAATATTGactcttttcatttttatttttttgaggaATATATTATTCGGTATTGAAAATTGAAGttgataattaaatttaaaaaatcttttataaaaaaaataaaaaaactagtaACCGGCGGCAAGTGGGAGGGAGTGGGTGGTCAGTTCAGAAAGATCTTTGAATTTTGAAACCCAAAAAAGGAGAAAGTGATTCAAAAAGGTCTCTTCCCTTATAAAGCGCCGGGCGGAACCCAAATTTTGAAAACGCAAGCTGTGTTTTGAAAAacataaaaagaagaacagaaaacAAAAACGAGGAAAACATTTGATATAAAAACAACATCGTCGAAAAACCAAAAAAGCACAAGAAAACAGAACACGGGAAAAAGATAGTTGAGAAAAATCTCCCTCCAAACCAAATGTCTCCAAAAACCCCTTCTCTCTCTCAGGCATGTCAATTTCTTTACAGCTCTTCTtcgctctttctttctctctctcctctctatCTATCTATTTTGATAAAAGGGCATTcacagtttttttatttttttattatatatttatatatatatatatatatattaagaactatatatacatatacgcATACGCATACATATTTGAGAGACTGAATTGAAGTTGTTTTTATATATTGATGTATATATTGCGTTTTGAAACTGATAAGTAAAAGAATGACATTTGAATCAgtcattgaagaagaagaaggatttTACAGGGGTTTTTGGAGATGTTTATGGGACGATGATGCTTCTTCCCAAGGAGGTGGAGCTTCAGAATAAGCCTACCCCATCTTTCGACTTCCGTTTACTGCTCCCTGACTTCAGCCGCGCCTTCAAAGTGAGTCCCTTTTtatttcctttccttttgatgAAATATTTTCTTTTCATTGGTTTTCTGTTTGGTTCCCTAgaaagaaaagtaaaaaaaaaagaaagaaagaaaacatgGGGGCATTTTGTGTTTGACCTTTGTGAAAGGTATCAAAATGAGAAGGAAAAATAACCCATTTTTTCTTTTTCGAATGAAGTTCTTAGTTTTCCATTTTATCTCTGTTTGTTTACTGAGAAAGCGgtgaaaaaagagagaaaaaaatcaaatatgataAATATTGAATTTCGAACTCCTTTTTTGGAAGGTTTGAAATCTTGAAAGAACCCATTTGTAtgagtttcttttcttttgttaatTTGAATATGTGAACAGGGAGTGGAGTAATGCACTGCCTTTGTATTTGGTTGTGAAGAAAATGAAAACCAGTTGAAAAACTCATCGTTGTTGTGCCTTTTGATTCTAAACAAGAGTTGTAGATCACTCTTTTCGACAACATTTGTCTTTATAGCCTGTTATCAATTTTCTATTACAAGTTATCTGTCATTTTCAGGTGCTCTTCTCTTGTTTTTGGTTGTATGGTATACAATTTTCATACCACATTTGTACCCGAGTCACTTAATTAGATCTTAACTAATATGCCCTATCATAATGGTGATATTCCGTAGGGCTGTAAAGTAGATACTGAGACCATATCATCATTGTTTCAAAAGAAAGTCTCAAATAATTAAGATGTGCTTGTTAACGATTCAATTGTTTTTCTTTAGTTCAATCATTCTCTC
It includes:
- the LOC133821072 gene encoding uncharacterized protein LOC133821072 yields the protein MLLLLGQDDDDCDFLEEANSQELEEVAEDEVSLNTLSNSLNPRIYRFMAKHGSEALEVLIDTGSNNNFIQESLANQLHLPCEDTKRFKVYMGMQWLQTLGPCVHDHKALTMEFTWQGSVVQLAGSTDVSAHQLTYTQFHALLREGDVNGVYQLVAVMDEPKTDNFELAELESQFPQEGMGLLTKYTEVFDEPKQLPPYRGVDHRIFLQPGSNPVNVRPYRYPYF